In the genome of Triticum urartu cultivar G1812 chromosome 5, Tu2.1, whole genome shotgun sequence, one region contains:
- the LOC125556099 gene encoding auxin-responsive protein SAUR76-like encodes MAKGGLSSKLKCMIRRWHSSSRISRTPSAASHGGGGGEEEDPWGRGVGGGAASFHGADSVPPGLHPVYVGKSRRRYLIAADLVCHPLFQNLVDRSGGGVGGDGAGGTIIGCEVVLFEHLLWMLENADPQPESLDELVEYYAC; translated from the coding sequence ATGGCGAAGGGCGGGCTGAGCAGCAAGCTCAAGTGCATGATCAGGCGGTGGCACTCGTCGAGCCGGATCTCGCGCACGCCCTCGGCGGCGtcgcacggcggcggcggcggcgaggaggaggacccGTGGGGccgcggcgtcggcggcggcgcggcgtcgTTCCACGGCGCCGACAGCGTGCCCCCGGGCCTCCACCCGGTCTACGTCGGCAAGTCGCGCCGCCGCTACCTCATCGCCGCCGACCTCGTCTGCCACCCGCTGTTCCAGAACCTCGTGGACCgctcgggcggcggcgtgggcggcgACGGCGCCGGCGGCACCATCATCGGCTGCGAGGTGGTGCTGTTCGAGCACCTCCTGTGGATGCTGGAGAACGCGGACCCGCAGCCCGAGTCGCTGGACGAGCTCGTCGAGTACTACGCGTGTTGA